A DNA window from Stenotrophomonas sp. 57 contains the following coding sequences:
- a CDS encoding Dps family protein, producing the protein MAKTKSTTKAKTGKQKLAAAAPSAPNIDIGITQGDRKKIADGLSRFQADAFTLYLKTHNFHWNVTGSMFNSLHTMFETQYTEQWAALDDVAERIRALGFNAPGSYREFAALTSIVEEPGLTDSADWREMVRQLVVANEAVCRTAREVLDVAAKGDDAPTEDLMTQRLQTHEKYAWMLRSLLQ; encoded by the coding sequence ATGGCGAAGACCAAGAGCACGACCAAGGCCAAGACCGGCAAGCAGAAGCTTGCAGCGGCGGCACCGTCGGCGCCGAACATCGATATCGGGATCACCCAGGGCGACCGCAAGAAGATCGCCGACGGTCTGTCGCGCTTCCAGGCTGATGCGTTCACGCTCTACCTGAAGACGCACAACTTCCACTGGAATGTGACCGGGTCGATGTTCAACTCGCTGCACACCATGTTCGAGACGCAGTACACCGAGCAGTGGGCGGCACTGGACGACGTGGCCGAGCGCATCCGCGCGCTGGGCTTCAATGCCCCGGGCTCCTACCGGGAATTCGCTGCGCTGACCTCGATCGTCGAGGAACCGGGCCTGACCGACAGTGCGGACTGGCGTGAAATGGTACGCCAGTTGGTGGTCGCCAACGAAGCGGTCTGCCGTACGGCACGTGAAGTGCTGGATGTGGCGGCCAAGGGCGACGACGCCCCGACCGAGGACCTGATGACCCAGCGGCTGCAGACGCACGAGAAGTACGCCTGGATGCTGCGTTCCCTGCTCCAGTAA
- the recQ gene encoding DNA helicase RecQ: MASRPAHDLLQRVFGYDDFRGPQQDIVEHVAAGHDALVLMPTGGGKSLCYQVPALLRDGCGIVISPLIALMQDQVEALRQLGVRAEYLNSTLDAETAGRVERELLAGELDMLYVAPERLLTGRFLSLLSRSQIALFAIDEAHCVSQWGHDFRPEYRQLTVLHERWPQIPRIALTATADPPTQREIAERLDLQEARHFVSSFDRPNIRYTVVQKDNARKQLTDFLRGHRGEAGIVYCMSRRKVEETAEFLCGQGFNALPYHAGLPPEVRANNQRRFLREDGIVMCATIAFGMGIDKPDVRFVAHTDLPKSMEGYYQETGRAGRDGEAAEAWLCYGLGDVVLLKQMIEQSEAGEERKQLERGKLDHLLGYCESMQCRRQVLLAGFGETYPQPCGNCDNCLTPPASWDATIPAQKALSCVYRSGQRFGVGHLIDVLRGSENEKVKQQGHDKLSTYAIGRDLDARTWRSVFRQLVAASLLEVDSEGHGGLRLTDASREVLTGRRQISMRRDPASSTSGRERSAQRTGLSVLPQDLALFNALRGLRAELAREQNVPAFVIFHDSTLRNIAEQRPTSLDELARVGGIGGTKLSRYGPRLVEIVREEG, encoded by the coding sequence ATGGCTTCCCGTCCCGCGCACGACCTGCTCCAACGCGTCTTTGGTTACGACGATTTCCGTGGTCCCCAGCAGGACATCGTGGAGCATGTGGCTGCCGGTCACGATGCCCTGGTGCTGATGCCCACCGGCGGCGGCAAGTCGCTGTGCTACCAGGTGCCGGCCCTGCTGCGTGACGGTTGTGGCATCGTCATCTCGCCGCTGATCGCGCTGATGCAGGATCAGGTCGAAGCCCTGCGCCAGCTCGGCGTCCGCGCTGAATATCTGAACTCCACCCTGGATGCCGAGACCGCCGGTCGCGTCGAGCGCGAGCTGCTGGCCGGCGAACTGGACATGCTCTATGTCGCCCCCGAGCGACTGCTGACCGGCCGCTTCCTGTCGCTGCTGTCGCGCAGTCAGATTGCCCTGTTCGCCATCGACGAAGCGCACTGCGTGTCGCAGTGGGGCCATGATTTCCGCCCGGAGTACCGGCAGCTGACCGTGTTGCACGAGCGCTGGCCGCAGATTCCACGCATCGCGCTGACCGCCACCGCCGACCCGCCGACCCAGCGCGAGATCGCCGAACGCCTCGATCTGCAGGAAGCGCGCCACTTCGTCAGCTCGTTCGACCGCCCCAACATCCGCTACACCGTGGTGCAGAAGGACAATGCCCGCAAGCAGCTGACCGATTTCCTGCGCGGCCACCGTGGCGAGGCCGGCATCGTCTATTGCATGTCGCGGCGCAAGGTCGAGGAGACCGCCGAATTCCTCTGCGGCCAGGGCTTCAATGCCCTGCCCTACCACGCCGGCCTGCCGCCGGAAGTGCGCGCGAACAACCAGCGCCGCTTCCTGCGTGAGGACGGCATCGTGATGTGCGCCACCATCGCCTTCGGCATGGGCATCGACAAGCCGGACGTGCGCTTCGTGGCGCATACCGATCTGCCCAAGTCGATGGAAGGCTACTATCAGGAAACCGGCCGCGCCGGCCGTGATGGCGAAGCCGCTGAAGCATGGCTGTGCTACGGCCTGGGCGACGTGGTCCTGCTCAAACAAATGATCGAGCAGTCCGAGGCCGGCGAAGAACGCAAGCAGCTGGAGCGGGGCAAGCTCGACCACCTGCTGGGCTACTGCGAATCCATGCAGTGCCGCCGCCAGGTGCTGCTGGCCGGTTTCGGCGAGACCTATCCCCAACCCTGCGGCAACTGCGACAACTGCCTGACGCCGCCAGCCTCGTGGGACGCGACCATTCCGGCGCAGAAGGCACTGAGCTGCGTCTACCGCAGCGGCCAGCGCTTCGGCGTCGGTCACCTGATCGACGTCCTGCGTGGCAGCGAGAACGAGAAGGTGAAGCAGCAGGGCCATGACAAGCTCAGTACCTATGCCATCGGCCGCGACCTGGATGCGCGCACCTGGCGCAGCGTGTTCCGCCAGCTGGTCGCCGCCAGCCTGCTGGAAGTGGACAGCGAGGGCCACGGTGGCCTGCGCCTGACCGATGCCAGCCGCGAGGTGCTGACCGGCCGCCGCCAGATCAGCATGCGCCGCGACCCGGCCAGCAGCACCAGCGGGCGCGAGCGCAGTGCGCAGCGCACCGGGTTGTCGGTGCTGCCGCAGGATCTGGCCCTGTTCAACGCCCTGCGTGGCCTGCGTGCCGAACTGGCGCGCGAACAGAATGTGCCGGCCTTCGTGATCTTCCACGACAGCACCCTGCGCAACATCGCCGAACAACGCCCGACCAGCCTGGACGAACTAGCCCGGGTCGGCGGCATCGGCGGCACCAAGCTGAGCCGCTACGGCCCACGCCTGGTGGAGATCGTGCGCGAAGAGGGGTAG
- a CDS encoding CopL family metal-binding regulatory protein, whose product MSLASTLLRVVLMLSLLLNGLNAAMASGHEEMGRMAHAMAATIGGGDADCHHHAAMQAGEAPQAKAPAHDAHCQIKDCVRSCAQHPLLAVQPLPYLTGPGLSLAPQPMPANGRPAPALPPISRPPIG is encoded by the coding sequence ATGTCCCTCGCCTCGACCCTGCTCCGTGTCGTGCTCATGCTCAGCCTGTTGCTCAACGGGCTGAACGCGGCCATGGCCAGCGGTCATGAGGAAATGGGGCGGATGGCCCATGCGATGGCCGCCACGATTGGAGGCGGCGATGCCGACTGCCACCACCACGCCGCCATGCAGGCCGGCGAGGCCCCGCAGGCCAAGGCCCCCGCCCACGACGCCCACTGCCAGATCAAGGACTGCGTGCGCAGTTGCGCGCAGCACCCGCTGCTGGCGGTGCAGCCATTGCCGTACCTGACGGGTCCAGGCCTGTCGCTGGCACCGCAGCCGATGCCGGCCAATGGCCGCCCGGCGCCGGCGCTGCCACCCATCTCACGCCCTCCCATCGGCTGA